In Mycolicibacterium alvei, a single window of DNA contains:
- a CDS encoding TetR/AcrR family transcriptional regulator, which produces MTEVSARRTNRRGEATRENMLEAARKALATGDPGAVSANRIAKEIGATWGAVKYQFGDIDGFWAAVLQRTAERRAGMLSHCDESAPLRQRVAGIIDLLYDGLTASDSRAIENLRAALPRDHAELERLYPKTAAELSSWGQSWLQTCQQAFADLDVDPERVREVASFIPGAMRGITSERQLGTYTDLDVARRGLTNAIVTYLEEPR; this is translated from the coding sequence ATGACCGAGGTGAGCGCGCGCCGTACCAACCGGCGCGGCGAGGCCACCCGGGAGAACATGCTGGAAGCCGCGCGCAAGGCGCTGGCCACCGGCGACCCGGGCGCGGTATCGGCCAACCGGATCGCCAAAGAGATCGGTGCCACCTGGGGCGCGGTGAAATACCAGTTCGGCGACATCGATGGATTTTGGGCGGCGGTCCTGCAGCGCACCGCCGAACGCCGCGCAGGCATGCTCAGTCATTGCGATGAGAGTGCGCCGCTGAGGCAGCGCGTCGCCGGCATCATCGACCTGCTCTACGACGGGTTGACGGCCAGCGATTCGCGGGCGATCGAGAATCTGCGCGCCGCACTGCCGCGGGACCACGCCGAACTCGAACGGCTCTACCCGAAGACCGCAGCCGAACTCTCGTCATGGGGGCAGAGTTGGTTGCAGACCTGCCAGCAGGCCTTCGCCGATCTCGACGTGGACCCCGAACGGGTCCGCGAGGTCGCCTCCTTCATCCCCGGCGCGATGCGTGGCATCACCTCCGAGCGTCAACTCGGCACCTATACCGACCTCGATGTGGCCCGGCGGGGCCTCACGAACGCGATCGTCACCTACCTCGAAGAGCCCCGGTGA
- a CDS encoding SDR family NAD(P)-dependent oxidoreductase, with amino-acid sequence MSRPLALITGPTSGLGAGFARRYARDGYDLVLVARDGARLEQLAAELHDEAGADVEVLPADLASAPDRAKVADRLRAGVQVLVNNAGFGTSGEFWTADLAQLQAQLDVNVTAVMELTHAALPAMIEAGKGTVINVASVAGLVPGRGSTYSASKAWVVSFTEGLANGLSGTGVGVHALCPGFVHTEFHARAGIDMAGTPSFLWLQVEDVVCECLADVAAGKVVIVPGLQYKVLTAGGRLVPRNLVRAITKAVGKGRGRT; translated from the coding sequence GTGTCTCGTCCCCTCGCGCTGATCACCGGACCGACCTCGGGGCTCGGTGCCGGGTTCGCCCGGCGCTACGCGCGTGACGGTTATGACCTGGTCCTCGTGGCGCGTGACGGCGCACGGTTGGAACAACTCGCCGCCGAACTGCACGACGAAGCCGGTGCCGACGTCGAGGTGCTGCCCGCGGACCTCGCATCCGCCCCGGACCGGGCCAAGGTCGCCGATCGGCTCCGCGCCGGGGTACAGGTGCTGGTGAATAACGCCGGGTTCGGCACATCGGGTGAATTCTGGACCGCCGACCTCGCACAGTTACAGGCCCAACTCGATGTCAACGTCACCGCGGTGATGGAACTGACGCATGCCGCGCTGCCCGCGATGATCGAGGCAGGCAAGGGCACCGTCATCAACGTGGCCAGCGTCGCCGGGCTGGTGCCCGGGCGTGGATCGACCTATTCGGCCTCCAAAGCATGGGTCGTCTCGTTCACCGAGGGGCTGGCCAACGGGCTGAGTGGCACCGGGGTCGGGGTACACGCCCTGTGCCCCGGATTCGTCCACACCGAGTTCCATGCCCGCGCGGGCATCGACATGGCGGGCACACCGTCGTTCCTGTGGCTGCAGGTCGAGGATGTGGTGTGTGAATGTCTGGCCGACGTGGCCGCAGGCAAGGTGGTCATCGTGCCCGGCTTGCAGTACAAGGTGCTTACCGCCGGGGGTCGGCTGGTTCCGCGAAACCTGGTGCGCGCCATAACAAAAGCAGTGGGAAAAGGTCGTGGGAGAACTTAA
- a CDS encoding TrmH family RNA methyltransferase, which produces MADAVGPTEWGESPGVGPWEGPLPDDPRYDPALLHDGDTRNVVDAYRYWTREAIIADIDRRRHRLHIAIENFGNDANIGAVVRTANAFAVDTVHIVGKRRWNRRGAMVTDRYQRLCHHDTTAELLSFAADAGLTVVAVDNVPGAVRLEQTELPRDCLLIFGQEGPGITPEAQNGAAVTVSIAQFGSTRSINAGVAAGIVMHAWITRHADISAAW; this is translated from the coding sequence GTGGCTGACGCTGTCGGCCCGACCGAGTGGGGAGAATCCCCGGGAGTGGGTCCGTGGGAGGGACCGCTCCCGGACGATCCGCGCTACGATCCCGCACTCCTGCATGACGGAGATACCCGCAATGTCGTTGACGCCTACCGGTATTGGACCCGGGAGGCCATCATCGCCGACATCGACCGGCGTCGGCATCGGCTGCACATCGCGATCGAGAACTTCGGCAACGACGCCAATATCGGTGCGGTGGTGCGCACCGCCAACGCCTTCGCCGTGGACACCGTGCACATCGTGGGCAAACGCCGCTGGAACCGGCGGGGCGCCATGGTGACCGACCGCTATCAGCGGTTGTGTCACCACGACACGACCGCCGAACTGCTGTCCTTCGCCGCCGATGCCGGGCTGACCGTCGTCGCAGTGGACAACGTGCCCGGCGCGGTACGACTGGAACAGACCGAACTGCCCCGCGACTGCCTGCTGATCTTCGGCCAGGAAGGCCCGGGTATCACGCCGGAGGCGCAGAATGGGGCGGCCGTCACCGTCTCCATCGCACAGTTCGGCTCGACCCGCAGCATCAACGCCGGAGTCGCCGCCGGGATCGTCATGCACGCCTGGATCACCCGACATGCCGACATTTCGGCCGCCTGGTAA
- a CDS encoding NAD(P)H-dependent amine dehydrogenase family protein, whose protein sequence is MTEKIRVFQVATGNVGTEMIKRIGKRPDLELVGLHCYTTEKVGRDAGEIAGIEPIGVTATGSIDEIIAARPDVLTFHGVFPDEDLYVKVLEAGINIVTTADWITGWHRDTNHPHPSGKPVSQLLAEACEKGGSTFYGTGMNPGVNQILGVVCSADVAEIENVTTIESVDVSCHHSKDTWIEVGYGLPVDDPSIPGKLEKYTRVFADSVLMMADCFGLELDEVTFSAELGACTKDVDLGWYTLPKGSLGGNYIKYQGMVDGVPRVETHLEWQMTPHTDPSWDIKGCYITQIKGDPCIYNKHMVFPKPGVDLSDPTSFASIGMTVTGLPALNAIASVVAAPPGLLTSADVPLRGFAGRFNI, encoded by the coding sequence ATGACCGAGAAGATCCGGGTATTCCAGGTGGCGACCGGCAACGTCGGCACCGAGATGATCAAGCGTATCGGCAAGCGACCCGATCTCGAACTGGTCGGATTACATTGCTATACAACGGAAAAGGTGGGCCGTGATGCCGGTGAAATCGCCGGGATCGAGCCCATCGGGGTGACGGCGACAGGATCGATCGACGAGATCATCGCCGCCCGTCCCGATGTACTCACCTTCCACGGCGTCTTCCCCGACGAGGACCTCTACGTGAAAGTCCTTGAGGCCGGCATCAATATCGTCACCACCGCGGACTGGATCACCGGTTGGCACCGCGACACCAACCACCCACACCCGTCCGGCAAGCCGGTGTCTCAGCTGCTGGCCGAGGCGTGCGAGAAGGGTGGGTCGACGTTCTACGGCACCGGGATGAACCCCGGCGTGAATCAGATCCTCGGCGTGGTGTGCTCGGCCGACGTCGCCGAGATCGAGAACGTCACCACCATCGAATCCGTCGACGTGTCATGCCATCACAGCAAGGACACCTGGATCGAGGTCGGCTACGGCCTACCGGTCGACGATCCGTCGATCCCGGGCAAGCTGGAGAAGTACACCCGGGTATTCGCCGACAGCGTGCTGATGATGGCCGACTGCTTCGGACTGGAACTCGACGAGGTCACGTTCAGCGCCGAGCTCGGCGCCTGCACCAAGGATGTCGACCTCGGCTGGTACACGCTGCCCAAGGGATCGCTGGGCGGCAACTACATCAAATACCAGGGCATGGTCGACGGTGTGCCACGCGTCGAAACCCACCTGGAATGGCAGATGACCCCACACACCGATCCCAGCTGGGACATCAAGGGCTGCTACATCACTCAGATCAAGGGTGATCCGTGTATCTACAACAAGCACATGGTCTTCCCGAAGCCCGGCGTCGACCTGTCCGATCCGACCTCGTTCGCCTCGATCGGCATGACCGTGACCGGCCTGCCCGCACTCAACGCCATCGCGTCGGTGGTCGCCGCCCCGCCCGGGCTGCTGACGAGTGCCGATGTGCCGTTGCGCGGGTTCGCCGGGCGCTTCAACATTTAG
- a CDS encoding Rieske 2Fe-2S domain-containing protein, which translates to MAKPPLSMKPTGWFQVAWSDQVGAGAVHAMKYFGEEMVAWRSESGQVTVMNAYCEHLGAHLGFGGQVVGEVIQCPFHGWQWNGEGRNVCIPYQDRPNRGRRMRTYPVVERNEAIYIWHDVEGREPFFDAPDVFASFADGSTVADYYPQQRLFRAGLELHPQYVLENGVDFAHFKYVHQTPIVPVFTRHDFAAPISYVDFTITFEGDDQQSIDDVRSGVEAINGGLGIAVTKSWGMIDNRTISAVTPVDESTSDVRFMVYIGRTPGKDTPRAAERAAEFGDEVIRQFTQDIHIWSHQRYSDPPALATAEYEGFTAIRKWAMQFYPDGLGGSAADLSLIRKADTL; encoded by the coding sequence ATGGCCAAACCACCGTTGTCGATGAAACCGACGGGATGGTTCCAGGTCGCCTGGTCGGACCAGGTCGGCGCCGGCGCCGTGCACGCCATGAAGTACTTCGGCGAGGAGATGGTGGCCTGGCGCTCGGAGTCCGGGCAGGTGACCGTGATGAACGCCTACTGCGAACATCTCGGCGCCCACCTCGGCTTCGGTGGCCAGGTGGTCGGCGAGGTGATCCAGTGCCCGTTCCACGGCTGGCAGTGGAACGGCGAGGGCCGCAACGTCTGCATCCCGTATCAGGATCGGCCCAACCGCGGCCGGCGGATGCGCACCTACCCCGTCGTCGAACGCAACGAGGCCATCTACATCTGGCACGACGTCGAGGGGCGGGAGCCGTTTTTCGATGCGCCGGACGTGTTCGCGTCTTTCGCCGACGGCAGCACCGTCGCCGACTACTACCCCCAGCAGCGACTTTTCCGTGCGGGACTCGAACTGCATCCGCAGTACGTACTGGAGAACGGCGTCGACTTCGCGCACTTCAAATACGTGCACCAGACCCCGATCGTGCCGGTGTTCACCCGTCACGACTTCGCCGCGCCGATCTCCTACGTCGACTTCACCATCACCTTTGAGGGCGACGATCAGCAGTCGATCGACGATGTGCGCAGCGGCGTCGAGGCCATCAACGGCGGTCTGGGCATCGCGGTGACCAAGAGCTGGGGAATGATCGACAACCGCACCATCTCCGCGGTCACCCCGGTCGACGAGTCCACCTCCGACGTGCGGTTCATGGTCTACATCGGCCGGACCCCCGGCAAGGACACGCCGCGGGCCGCTGAACGTGCTGCCGAGTTCGGCGACGAAGTGATCCGCCAGTTCACCCAGGACATCCACATCTGGTCACACCAGCGCTACTCCGATCCGCCGGCGTTGGCCACCGCCGAATACGAGGGCTTCACCGCAATCCGCAAGTGGGCCATGCAGTTCTATCCCGATGGCCTGGGCGGTAGTGCCGCAGACCTGTCGCTTATACGGAAGGCAGACACCCTATGA
- the ttfA gene encoding trehalose monomycolate transport factor TtfA, giving the protein MVPLWFTLSALCFVGAAVLLYVDIDRRRGLGRRRKSWAKSHGFDYEHESHEILKRWKRGVMSTVGDVTAKNVVLGQIRGEAVFIFDIDEVATVIALHRKVGTNVVVDLRLKGIKEPRESDIWLLGAIGPRMVYSTNLDAARRACDRRMVTFAHTAPDCAEVMWNEQNWTLVSMPVTSTRAQWDEGLRTVRQFNDLLRVLPPVPQNGVAPQSGQGSQAALARRAGSPSRPLTPTPAGRRELPPGRADAAPGRGDVSRYTQPRQEPGRPDAIRRTPPPARNGRHAPHYQR; this is encoded by the coding sequence ATGGTCCCGCTCTGGTTCACGCTGTCCGCACTCTGTTTCGTGGGTGCGGCCGTATTGCTGTACGTCGACATCGACCGTCGACGTGGGTTGGGACGGCGCCGCAAGTCGTGGGCGAAGTCGCATGGCTTCGATTACGAGCATGAGTCGCACGAGATCCTCAAGCGCTGGAAGCGCGGGGTGATGTCGACCGTCGGTGACGTCACGGCCAAGAACGTCGTCCTCGGCCAGATTCGTGGCGAGGCGGTGTTCATCTTTGACATCGACGAGGTGGCGACAGTGATCGCGCTGCACCGCAAGGTGGGCACGAACGTCGTCGTCGATCTGCGGCTCAAAGGCATCAAGGAGCCCCGGGAGAGCGATATCTGGCTGCTCGGCGCGATCGGTCCGCGGATGGTGTACTCCACCAACCTCGATGCCGCTCGCCGCGCGTGCGACCGCCGGATGGTCACGTTCGCCCACACCGCTCCCGATTGTGCCGAGGTCATGTGGAACGAGCAGAACTGGACGCTCGTCAGCATGCCGGTCACGAGCACCCGCGCCCAGTGGGACGAGGGACTACGCACCGTGCGTCAGTTCAACGACCTGCTGCGGGTTCTGCCGCCGGTTCCGCAGAACGGTGTGGCACCGCAGTCCGGCCAGGGCAGCCAGGCCGCGCTGGCCCGTCGCGCAGGCTCACCCAGCCGCCCGTTGACGCCGACCCCCGCCGGACGTCGCGAGCTGCCGCCGGGCCGGGCCGATGCGGCACCCGGACGCGGTGACGTGAGTCGTTACACCCAGCCGCGGCAGGAGCCGGGTCGCCCGGATGCGATTCGTCGCACCCCGCCGCCGGCCCGCAACGGGCGTCACGCACCGCACTACCAGCGCTAG
- a CDS encoding glycoside hydrolase family 76 protein yields MDQLWANRAASAEAAITKRHLSKLWRLPGTQLGVTAWPSSKKYSQFGTWHYWWQAHLLDTLVDAQVRDPQPERRTRIERQIRGHHIRNNLSWTNNYYDDMAWLALALERAGRLVGVEKAGALKKLCNQFVDAWVPEDGGGIPWRKQDQFFNAPANGPAGIFLARYVTPQGDRLRRAQQMADWIDDTLIDPETDLVFDGIKAGSMVRAQYTYCQGVVLGLEVELAVRTEDARHAERVRRLVAAVDREMAPDGVINGAGGGDGGLFNGITARYLALVANTLPGDTAEDRAARDTARKIVLTSAQAAWDNRQTVDGLPLFPAFWDREAQIPVAEGQQAQFVDGAVKPSAIPERDLSVQVSGWMLMEAAHTLGE; encoded by the coding sequence ATGGATCAGCTATGGGCCAACCGTGCGGCCAGCGCCGAAGCGGCGATCACCAAGCGACACCTGTCGAAGCTCTGGCGTCTGCCGGGCACTCAACTCGGTGTGACGGCCTGGCCGTCGTCCAAGAAGTACAGCCAGTTCGGCACCTGGCACTACTGGTGGCAGGCGCATCTGCTGGACACGCTGGTCGACGCACAGGTGCGTGATCCGCAGCCCGAGCGGAGAACCCGTATCGAACGGCAGATCCGCGGGCACCACATCCGCAACAACCTGTCCTGGACCAACAACTACTACGACGACATGGCCTGGCTGGCGCTGGCTCTGGAGCGGGCCGGACGCTTGGTCGGGGTGGAGAAGGCCGGCGCGCTCAAGAAACTGTGCAACCAGTTCGTCGACGCCTGGGTGCCTGAGGACGGCGGCGGCATCCCCTGGCGCAAACAGGACCAGTTCTTCAATGCCCCGGCCAACGGTCCGGCCGGGATCTTCCTGGCCCGCTACGTGACCCCTCAAGGCGACCGGTTGCGCCGGGCCCAGCAGATGGCCGACTGGATCGACGACACCCTGATCGACCCCGAGACCGACCTGGTGTTCGACGGGATCAAGGCCGGGTCGATGGTGCGGGCGCAGTACACCTATTGCCAGGGCGTGGTGCTGGGACTGGAGGTCGAACTCGCCGTGCGTACCGAGGACGCCCGGCACGCCGAACGGGTGCGTCGCCTGGTGGCCGCGGTGGACCGGGAAATGGCCCCCGACGGCGTCATCAACGGCGCAGGCGGCGGCGACGGCGGGCTGTTCAACGGCATCACGGCCCGGTACCTGGCGCTGGTGGCGAACACCTTGCCGGGGGATACGGCCGAGGATCGTGCCGCGCGCGACACCGCGCGCAAGATCGTGCTCACCTCCGCGCAGGCGGCCTGGGACAACCGTCAAACCGTCGATGGGCTGCCGCTGTTCCCGGCGTTCTGGGACCGCGAAGCTCAGATTCCCGTGGCCGAAGGCCAACAAGCTCAGTTCGTCGACGGTGCGGTGAAACCGTCGGCGATCCCCGAGCGTGACCTGTCGGTGCAGGTTTCGGGCTGGATGTTGATGGAAGCCGCGCACACGCTTGGCGAGTAG